A window of Halichoerus grypus chromosome 12, mHalGry1.hap1.1, whole genome shotgun sequence contains these coding sequences:
- the LOC118532581 gene encoding olfactory receptor 10AC1-like: protein MDSPGNASPPCGFLLQGFSEFPRLRPVLFLLLLAVHLATLGGNLLILVAVASVPSRPPMLFFLCQLSAIQLCYTLVVVPRSLADLAAPGLGRGSPISFLGCALQMQMFVALGGAECFLLATMAYDRYVAICHPLRYSAVVTPGLCARLALACCLGGMAVSVGLTVAVFHLPFCGSRLLAHFFCDIAALLELACTRSYADELPLLGACLVLLLLPSLLILSSYGAVAAALRRLRSPGGRRKAASTCASQLAVTFLHYGCATFMYVRPKSSYSPRRDRMLALVYTNVTPLLYPLIYSLRNREITAAVRRVLGRGRQGRGLCAP, encoded by the coding sequence ATGGACAGCCCAGGCAATGCCAGCCCGCCTTGCGGCTTTCTCCTTCAGGGCTTCTCTGAGTTCCCGCGCCTGAGGCCGGTGCTCTTCTTGCTGCTGCTGGCCGTGCACCTGGCCACCCTGGGCGGGAACCTGCTCATCCTGGTGGCCGTGGCCTCAGTGCCCAGCCGACCGCCCATGCTGTTCTTCCTGTGCCAGCTGTCAGCCATCCAGCTCTGTTACACTCTGGTGGTGGTGCCCCGCTCCCTGGCCGACCTGGCCGCGCCAGGCCTCGGCAGGGGCAGCCCCATCTCCTTTCTGGGCTGCGCCCTTCAGATGCAGATGTTCGTGGCGCTGGGTGGGGCCGAGTGCTTCCTGCTGGCCACCATGGCCTATGATCGCTACGTGGCCATCTGCCACCCGCTGCGCTACAGCGCAGTGGTGACCCCAGGGCTGTGCGCGAGGCTGGCCCTGGCCTGCTGCCTCGGGGGAATGGCGGTGTCCGTGGGGCTCACGGTGGCCGTCTTCCACCTGCCCTTCTGCGGCTCCCGCCTGCTGGCGCATTTCTTCTGCGACATCGCGGCGCTGTTGGAGCTGGCTTGCACGCGGAGCTACGCCGACGAGCTTCCCCTGCTGGGCGCCTGcctggtgctgctgctgctgccctcGCTGCTCATCCTGTCCTCCTACGGGGCCGTCGCCGCCGCCCTGCGCCGCCTGCGCTCCCCCGGGGGCCGGCGCAAGGCCGCCTCCACCTGCGCCTCACAGCTGGCCGTCACCTTCCTGCACTACGGCTGTGCCACCTTCATGTATGTGAGGCCCAAGTCCAGCTACTCGCCGCGGCGGGACCGCATGCTCGCGCTTGTCTACACCAACGTCACGCCGCTGCTGTACCCGCTCATCTACAGCCTGCGCAACCGCGAGATCACTGCCGCCGTGCGCAGggtgctggggcgggggcggcaggGACGAGGTCTGTGTGCGCCCTGA